The Athalia rosae chromosome 4, iyAthRosa1.1, whole genome shotgun sequence DNA segment CAGAATCGCAAGATTCCCAACACAAATCAATTTGACGTTATTAATCTAGTTGTCAAAAAATTATGTTATGTTTAACTtcagaaacaagaaaaacggaaaaaaatactgaAGAGATTAGCATTTCCTAAGTTACATTTGACCAAATTATAGGTCAGTGAATTTAATGTTGATATTTCCTATTACGGAATCGACATATTCGAGGACACAAGAAATTCGTGAATATAAACACTTCACatagaaaatattacaaaaattaatGAGAAAAGTAAACCTACAATTGATGAGACAACGAAATTCGTTGATTTCCCTACGGATTTCCAATACCCTTCTCATTCAGAATGAGGCGCCAAGTGGAAcagtataaaaaaatgtatttatcaaatttatctACGTTCCCTGTAACGGTGGTGGTGATCCCGAGTGGACGAACGATGATCACTGTGTCGGCTATGTCGACTTGCAGTTCGCCACAAAAATTCGTCAACACTGCGTTCATAGCTTCGTTTATCCAAGGAAGAAGTTGAAGAACTATAATCTGGTGGTAGAGGTAGTCCATCATAGTAGCGAgggggtggaggtggtggtggtatgGCATCATAAGGGTGAGAAGCAACATATGGTGGTAGAGGAGGTAATTGATGCTGCATTGTACGCATGTAATCTGCGACATAAGCTTCAGCAGCTGCAGCTGCACCGATTCCAGAGCTCCCGTAGCCtctaagatgaaaaaaaaaatcatagcaGAAGGTGATCGATACTAAATGCGGTGACTGTTTCCATACTTACTTTGCATAGGGGGAATCCCCGCGACTAAACCACGTTGGATATCTTTGGTGGTGATCTCTCGAACCCCTGTGATCTCCTGACGGGTGCAGGTTGCCTCTGGCCAATGAAGCCAAGCGCGACCTTGAAGTCAGAAACAGCCTACGACCTCTTCCACGACTACGTAGAAATCTCGAGGTGTTTACAGACCTATTGTTATCACGATAGCTTCTTGAAGTTCTCAACACATTTTTGGATGCTTCCTTCGACTTTCGTAAAATGGGTGTCATTTCTATTCCTAATAATTGAGAAATCAAATTAAGATGGAGACATATTCGAATGCGCCGATAAAGTGAAATTTTCGGGCATGGTTGTGCAGTATACCTTCGTCTTCTGGGAACAGCCTGCACAACTCCTCAGCGACTCGTGGTTCAATTTCCTGACCATCCCGTCCAATCTTAACTTGTTTACCATCGTTCCAAGGATTGTACAGGTGCAGCGTCGATGTAAAAGGTAATTCTTTTCTGCATACCCAATCGACCTTGAATACTCCTCCTAATGCTTTGGCTGATAGACCCGGCGGCAATACCTACAATGTCGGTAAtgaccaaaaatattttttagatCGAATATTGGAACGATTTCACAcacagaatatttttttttgtattatcgAGTATGAGTGACCATTCATGTCTGTATTCAAGTCCTGCCAGATTTTTGGCTGACTCAAAGCTTTGAATTTTGTGACGGTGGCCTTCTGTGAAATGAAGATGGATTCGGTACAAGAATAACAAACTCGTGTTAAGCAAACAAACCCATGATATAGGAGGTCCGTCTCTTCGGGACTCCGTGCTGAGCCTAGCAAATCCAGCAAATTTTCCGGATTCCTTaactgagaaaatgagaagaacaTTTCTCGATTCGCTATATGCTTGATTCAAATTAGCTTCGTTTTGCGGAAGAGTACTCCACACTCCTTTTGCTTTCGATAACGTCACGTTTTCGGCATTATTTGATTTAATGATGAAGAACCTGATGGCAAAAATGATAGGAAATCTGTGTAAGAAATAGTATCAAGCCTAATTGGACTGATTTTTCTTATGGCAAAACGTTTCATATTATATCCAGGCAGCTTGTATTTCAATACAACACACTTCCCCACATCCAGAAAATATAACAGCTATTGGTATTTGAACTACTGATATTTTTTGACTTTGTATAAAACTTCAATCATAGCTAGTGAATTGAATACATCAGGGTACTGAACTCATCTAGGTATTGAATCGAATTATGAAATCATAAGAGTCTCAAcatcaaattttatcatttatatgCGTGTTCATTATTGGGATATAAAACTTATTGAGAAATATATGAGAATTTTGAAGTAGTGTGTCGAACCTTGCATctctaaataaataatttagttTTGTCGTGTAATCGTAGTTTTTGGCGATAGCTTTGCTCTCCTTGGATCTTGCACGTTTAGTCTCAGGACTAGAAGACTTCGAATCCCTCGACCTTGCCCGTTTTCCTTTGTTTCTACGATTTCGCTTGTTGTCTCCCCTTGAAGAATTTGTCGAAACTGAGCTAATGCTCGGTTGGCTGGATTCTGAATCTGAGCTACTAGAAGACACCTCACTGCGTGTGTCGTAAGTCTCATCAGCACCTATTTTCAGCTCATCCCCCATTTCATTTTCCCCGCAACTTAGGTTTATGTTATCTCCATCGgcattattttccattttgatAGGAAGTCTAAATATGTTTTCTTTATCACAGGAACTCCTAGAGTCTTGGCGATGTCGATGTATACCTATCCAGGTTCGTCTTGCAATAACGTGGGATAATCAGTGCAAAGCCAGGGTCGTTCTAGGGCCTCTAAATCTGCTCTGAAAcgcaaatataaaaatatcctTACTCCATGGTAACGTATGTTAGTAACTTTTCCCAACAACATcgttatatatagatatatcgcgaacatttttccaattccaattccaatttcaattattattatgataaaataagtccttgtaattttttttttcatttgcctgttcttttatttctctttaagATATCAACTGAAACTTTTGGAATACTAAAACCACGTTACATTCAACTTCTGATATTTGCTTTATCGGTATGTCTGTCAAAGCTTTTGATTGTGTATAGAAAACTTTGTTATACGAgcacaaaatatattttattttaacaaaCAGGGACGGTCCTTGAGGGCACGAGTTAATGTACGTAAATCGTGCTAGGAAATGGTCttaaaagtaaagaaaagttCGTGTATTATATTGGTCATAAACAGCTCCTGTATCATCTAAGTCCTGGCACCACTAGACATGCtcagaattatatatatttttttctttcttttaatgTAAAAAAGTTCACGTTCGAAAACATTTAAGTCTTTGGATACAAGCCATTGCAGTCGACTCGTACACTTACGTGCACACTAGTATATTTTCTCCACTTTACAAAACACACTTAGCACCGCACCAAGTACTCGTTCTTAATCGTCTACCGATTGTCATATGAGTAATCTGTAAACATCTATCTGAATACACCGCGAACACAAAACAACTTCTCGCAAGCATTCGTTGACAATACACGACAATAAACAATTTAATCCGAGGTTGGAACAACGCTCGGAAGTTAGAAGCTTGGGGAGAAGCTTGAAGAAAAGCAATCGCGGTCGCATCTATCATGTGACGTGACGCAATCGATAAAGATGATATCGCAATGTACGATGCCAATTACCCTAGCtgaaggtttttttctttctttcacataGCCGCAAACTGGCAACAAGTAACAAGTATTTATAAGTAAGGGCAATCGACGttaaaattaatggaaaatatttcatgtcATTTCAAACTGCTTAAGAATTGAGCCTCGgaaaatatatgcatattCATAGTATTTATGAGACCAAAAGTCCCTAGAGTTGGGGGATAGcctgaaaattattaccgaCAGAGTAAAAAAGCTCGAACATAGGCATTCGGATGTTTTCAAGTGGCGGCCATGTTTAAATTGGAAAGCCGCCAtcttcgacgatttttcacgGGTTGTTGACACGGACAGCTCCCAGCCGGTCGTGAAAGTGTTTTTCTGCTAAATAAAAGTTGTGTAGTATAAAAAGTAACGTTAATTAGTGTGTTATTTGAGACTGTAAGGGTACATTCATATACGTCAAAGATTTTTCGTACTAAGATTTCTACCTTTGCGAAAAATTTGCTAAAGTAGAAGCCCGTGACAAACGCCAAATAGTTCAACTGACAGACTTTCCAGCATTTCAatgctttcttttcttcatttcacgACTGTGTTCAAAACATTATTAAAGTGGTGTTTATAACGTCAAAGTGACAATAAATAATCTGGATAATGAAGTTACGTCTGTGAGCCCTGGAATTCTTATCTCCATCGCCAGCGTTGTCGTATGCACATGCTCACGTCCCGAGAGTATCAACTggtaaacaattattattcaattttataacaTAACTTTCAACTGCAGCCAACTCTACACGTTTTCCCTCATCCCTTAGCCATTGAGCTTACGCGCGTTAGGTAATTAACTTAATTGTTTGGAATGAATAAAGGGCGATGTGGCGAAGTATTTCACGCGAAATATTGGCAAAATTTTTGCACTCAACGGTCAGTGGCCTCTGAATCTAATGGCGAATGGAATGTAATTTGCATTTCATTAAATAACTTCGATATGTTGAATAATTCTGTCACAAGGCATCGATCATTTTAATCTATCATCTCAAAGATTGACATTCTTTCCAAGCCTTACTGGATCATTGTAATATCTTATTCTCAGAACAATTAGATAGCAAACATTTTCATGACATGTTTGTTGGTCTGCACCTGTAGCCTGTTACAGAATTAAGCAACTGCTCTTTTGAATTgggaattttctattttagttTTCTAGGGTTAGTTACGTGGCAGCTGCACCTTGATCAATGTTCGAAGTTAATTGAGCATTAAAAAGAGGTTCTCATAATGAACATCATGTCATTTGGGCACtaagtaaaaattttgtctATACACGCGAGGTGTGATTTGACGACACAACTTTTCTGAATAATGTATGTgtcaaaaatcaatgaaaagaaTCAATCATCATATTTATTTCCACACCCCGTGAGTAGCATTACTTGATATTATGTTAGTCAATCAACTTTGTCCGTGTTGAATTGCGAGTCGGATCCACATCAGTTGAGACCCAAAATTATGTAATGCTTGAATGATAAATTTAGTGATAAAAACTCTCACATAACTCATTATCATTCTTTAATGCAAATTTGCAGAATGTCATtcttcaatggaatgtttcaTTTGctaatacgaaaaaaaagtactcTATGTGTCGACAAtgtgttgaataaaaatatcagccAATATAATTTGCTTCATaacattatttatttgatttcaaaCCAGATTCAGTCTTTCGTTATGAATTATGAGAGCATATTGCTCTCCATTTatgaactttaaaaatttttgaatcaatttCATTTGCATCTTGGTTCGTTTGTTTCGATTTCTTAGCCACAAGTTTGATTTAAAATATCGATCCATCAGTTTTACATGAAcgtgtattgaaaaaaaaaaatttatatactatGCATATCGATTGCTGCTTTGTCAGCTGGGAAGTTTgagttgtttaaaaaattttgcttcATTGATTGAGTAATTATATACAAACCAAATGCTTTTGCGAAGTGGTATGTGAAAGTAACGGTTAACTCTTCTACTCCCTATTGATACACAAGTCTGGTTCAAGGCTATTTTAAAGTCTTGGTCAAGCGTGTTGATAGATATTAACTTTAAGAATGCTAATAATTGCCTGAAACAATCTTTGCTAAACAACGTTTCAAATTATGTTCACTAATAATTACTGTCCATGAGGATTTCATATCAATATACATTTTGTTGTACCATCACGTACAAATTCTGTCAATTAATCAACCATGTAAAGCTTTTGCTACGCTTTTTGAAAGTATAAGTATCTAAATTGAATAAGATTTTAAATGACCTTTGTAACAATCTTTCCAAGGTCAAGGTATAATTTCTCAAATTGATTTAATTCTTCATTGATTTGATTTACTTCAACGTCAATGTAGGGTAggaaatatcaaaaatatcccttaaaaattattaataggCCCTGAAACTAAATGACATCCTTTTAATGCTATTCGTTGAATCTGCTCCTATGATTCtatggatgaaaaatgttcGGGAAATATTTAATGCAATAAACTTACAGTAGCATCAAAactcttatatacatatatatatttaatcactatgtatgtacattatttcAAGTTCTCATTCTAACCTTGATTCTACTATTGAAGCAATATTGATCCTCCACTGTAAGCCTCCTTCACTACTCTTAGCTACCACCTGCAATACctacatacctgtacattgcagttataaacaaataatatacgtagTTGTTGGGTATAcataatttctgaaatcactaaaaattacaatagattaaaaaattttatgtactCATTTTTAATGGCAGAGATACAAGAGTCAAGTATTGATTGTTGGAGCATGGCACACCAAAAGAAAGAAGGGTGGGAACCAGACATACCCTTGCATGCTCTAACTCTCACTAACTTTCACTTAAATTCTTCAGGATGAATTTGATGCCTTATTATTGGTTGGATCTGCTGCTTCTAAAATGAATTGCACTCTTGATCTTGAAactatattcttttcattcatccaAGGCCAGTGATCCAAGGCCACTTTACcttatcaaattttcatagCTACCAatgtttcagaaaaaaaactaacccaTTGAGATCTTACCATAAAAAACTTGAatcttaaaatttttaaattgatcaaatATTGCTTTATTCATTCATGGGAACTGGAACGATTTAAGCTTTTGCTGACGTCTGTTAGATAGGAAATAATCTGTGTTGTTTCTATTATCATAAAAAGATGGAGGAAGGAAAACTATGTGGTGGGATACCAACCCCCGTAATTACTCAGCGACACATTTGATATGCACAGTAATTTTGTACACTcccataattattaatatttccaTTGTCGGTAATCACTACAAACTTTATAATTTGCAGGTAAATGATAGCGCAAGGATCCAATGAGGAACATCTTCAAATGACAATGGGCTGAAGCAtagtatatttgaaaatatcactCAATTTGCATACTTGATTAATGACTtcctgaaaaagaaagaggtcAGTGCGAGATGTATTTTAAGTAAAATCTCTTTTTAATCTTCTTCCAGTATTTCTATTTCATCTTATCCATTTCTGTGAGATTACATAAAAGTTTCCATTCCATCCGAATATAATAcacattatcattatcttaATAATAGTAGAATCGCAGTTGTGTAGTAGAGACTTAAATGAGAATTCGTATTCAGTATATAAATGGGTATATGAATGTTATCAGTAGAATATCTGAAATACTTTGAAGACAGATATAAGTATGATGTTTCAATGATAGCATATGTATTTGGTATACGGCTTAATTATCAGTTTATCTATATTCTTATCACATAGTCAGGTCTTTGCCTATGCTTTGGTATTTACTCAATGCTCAATTagtttattatactttttgaGAATGATTTCTGTTATTACGAGGCGAGTACATGTCATTGTGCTTTAAAATCAAGAATAGGAACGTTTTTCAATCAAGCCATACATTTTGTTCTGTGAATTTACATTGAAACATATAAAGCGCAAGAAGTGGGTTATTGTATTGAGGTTTTATCGCGTGTCAATTTCACattgtttttctcctttctttacAGAATCATTTAACTGGATAAAAATGGCGACAGTTGATGAAAAGAAGCGCCATGGAGGCTCAAAGGTATCGGCGATTGCAAATATATTCCAGTCAAAGCCACAGCTGGAAAATCTCAGTCACAGAACAAATGTGGTATTATCAGAAGCCATGAAGGATCCTCCAGCACCATTAAAAGATTCTCCTACACAAGTAACAGTCGTTAGAACCGAGAGCCATGTTGCTCGATTCAACAATGCAAGGGCTCTGTTTGAGAAACtgggtgaagaaaataaacCAAATCGACCGTAAGTGTTGgccttgaattttgaatgatttGAAGCTTAGATTAAACTCCATTTGTAATCCCATACAACCTTTCTTGTTGGAGTCAATCAGTATTCGCATATGTTACCATTCAATCCTGCAATAGTAATCACAACTTTCCATATCGATCACAGGGCTGATCGAGTAATGAAACCGACAAATTTGCATGGACTCCGCTCGCGTTCGAGCTCGGCAAATTCTGGTTCAGGCTGTACATCCCCGGCTCGATCACCGCGTCCTCGTTCACCTTCTCCATCAGGTACAAGAGATCATTTAAGTAATTGGAGTGCAAGTGTGCCTGCTTTGAATGCAGAGCGTCATTTTGAGAATGGGCACAGCCATGGACCGGAAGCGGCGGTGGATAGATTGAGGCCCAGACCAGGATTTGGAAAGTttgataaatttgataaaaactaTGGCAAAGAAAATTACATGGATGAGAGGCCAGAAAGGCCAGAGAAGCCAGAGCGTAGATTGAACTCAAAGGAGTTGattgaaaaacagaagaattGGACTAGCCATTTCTCTAAAACGAGACCCAGCCGGTACAATTCTGATCCCAATAGGTCGATAGTTCAAACCACGCTAAATCAGAGTATGAACAAAGTTGGTGGTGAACCTATCTCTCCTGGTCAGTCTACCGGTATGTCAAACTATGACAAAGATTCGAGGCGTACCACGGATGTTGCTAATAATCTTGCTACAAGATCA contains these protein-coding regions:
- the LOC105690284 gene encoding YTH domain-containing protein 1 gives rise to the protein MENNADGDNINLSCGENEMGDELKIGADETYDTRSEVSSSSSDSESSQPSISSVSTNSSRGDNKRNRRNKGKRARSRDSKSSSPETKRARSKESKAIAKNYDYTTKLNYLFRDARFFIIKSNNAENVTLSKAKGVWSTLPQNEANLNQAYSESRNVLLIFSVKESGKFAGFARLSTESRRDGPPISWVLPPGLSAKALGGVFKVDWVCRKELPFTSTLHLYNPWNDGKQVKIGRDGQEIEPRVAEELCRLFPEDEGIEMTPILRKSKEASKNVLRTSRSYRDNNRSVNTSRFLRSRGRGRRLFLTSRSRLASLARGNLHPSGDHRGSRDHHQRYPTWFSRGDSPYAKGYGSSGIGAAAAAEAYVADYMRTMQHQLPPLPPYVASHPYDAIPPPPPPPRYYDGLPLPPDYSSSTSSLDKRSYERSVDEFLWRTASRHSRHSDHRSSTRDHHHRYRERR